Sequence from the bacterium genome:
CGCCCCTGGTGGCCACCTACTCCTGGGGGACGCACCTGGTCCTGCTCCTGCTGCCGATGGTCGTTTTGGCCGCCTGGGCCCTACCCCGGCGAGACTGGATGGTGCTGGGCCTGGTCGCCGCGGGCTGGATCCTGATCGGCCCCGGCCACAACCGGTTCCAGGCGCTTTTGGTGTCGGGCTATTCGAACCTGGTCGTGCTCCGGCTCATGGCGGAGTTCGGCGTGGTGGGCATCGCGTCGATCTGGGTGGCGAGCCTTATCGCCGTGCGGCGCCAGCGGTCAGCGAACCGACTTGATGCGGCTCACGAACACGGTGCCGATGGCTAGCAGGACGATCGCGCTGGCGAACACCACCCGGTAGCCCGAGTTGTGCGCCAGGCTGTTGAAGTGGTCGATGGCCGGCCCGGCGATGAACGGCACCACGAACTGTGGCAAGGTCAGCGCGATGTGGAACAGGCCCATGTCCTTGGCGCTGCTCGAGCGATCGGGCAGGGTATCGCAGGCAGCGCCCAGTCGACCGCGTAGTACAGGCCGTATCCGATCCCGTAGGCGACGCCGAGCGCGAACACGACGGGAATGGCCGAAGGGAAGAACACGATGAAGACCAGGGCGACGAAGGCCTGGAAGCCGCCGCTCAAGAAGACGAAGACCTTGCGACGTTGGGTGCGGTCCGACATGTAACCGCCCGCCAGGCCGAAGGGGATCGCGGCCAGCAGGACGACCAGAAACCAGGTCGATGTGAATCGCGCGGGATCGGCGACTCCGACGACGTCGCGGAAGAAGTTGTTCAGGTAGTAAGCCACCGCGGTGATGCCTGCCGAAACAAAGAACCGGGTGAAGATCACCCACGCGAAGTCGCCACCGAGCATGGGGCGGAAGAATTCATGGACGGCCGCGCCCCAAGGCACTGACGGGCGCGTCGATAGCGCGTGTGAGCCTTCGCCCCGAGCCGCCAGCGAGGTCGGGATCAGGGTCAGGAGCATGACGACGGCGAAGGCCAAGTAGACCCAGCCGAGCTGGTGGGCGAGGAGCGAGGTCGCGAACAGACCGGCGCCGCTACCGAGCTGGACCATGGTGGCGAGGAAGCCGCTGGCCCGGCCGAAGTCCTGGGCGGGGACGACGTCCGGGATGATGCCGGCGAAGGCGGCGCCGGCGGCATTGAAGAAGAGCTGCACGATCCCGTAGCCGACGACGATCTGCGCGTAGCTGTGCGCCGTCGCCAGGACCAGCAGGCCGGGCAGCGTCAGCAGGGTGGCGCCGATCATGATCGGGCGGCGGCGGCCGAAGGGCGTTGTCAAGCGGTCCGAGATGGCGCCGACCAGCGGGGGCACGGTCATCGCGACGAGCCCGCCGACGCTGACGGCGAGGCCGATGGCGGTGTTCTGGTTGGTCTTGACCACACCGTCGATCTGGTTCTGGATCACGACCGTCGTCAGCGGCTGCCACAGAAAGAAGTTGCCGAACCAGAAGGCGCTCAGGGCGGCGTGGCGCAGGTTGCCGAATCGGGCCGGCGCCGGGGCCGCGACCGCGACCGCGCTCATATGCGCGCCAAGGCTAAGTTAAGTTAGTTCCCCGTGCCGGCCAAAAAGCGCTAGGCTGTTGCGGCCCCCCATGCAATCTGTCCTTTCGCGTGCCAAAGAGGTTCTGTTCGATGTGCCGAGACACGGCAAGCTTGCTTATTGCCTGCTCCGGGACGAGCGGGTGCCGCCCGCGCCGAAGGCGATGCTGATGGGCGCGCTGGGCCTGATCGTCAGCCCCGTCGACCTGCCCGCATGGATCCCCGTTCTCGGCGAGCTCGACATGCTGGCACTGGGCGTGCTGGCCGTCAAGACCTTCATCGACGCGTGCCCGGAGGACGTCCGCCGCGAGCACGAGGCGGCGTTGAAGGCAAAAGACAGCGTTTTCGACCGCGATTTCCGCGACACCGTCGCGGCCGCGCGAGAAGGCACCGGGCAGGTGTTCAGGCGAGTCCGATCGCGTGTCCGGCGCCGCGACGAATATCCATCGGTATCGGAGGGCTAGGGAAAGTGAAGGTCATGCTGACCAAGGATGTCGACAACGTCGGGCGGGCCGGCGACGTCAAGGAAGTGGCGGATGGGTACGGCCGTAACTTCCTTTTTCGCCGCAAGCTGGCGATCCCGGCGGGCAAGGGCGTCGAGGTGGAGGCCAAGCGTCTCCGCGACGCCGCACTCAAGCGGGAGACGAAGGACCGGGTCGAAGCGCAGGGTCTGGCCGATGAGATCAACAACAAGACCGTGGTCGTGCGGCTGAAAGTCGGAGCCGAGGACAAGGCCTTCGGCTCGATCACCAACCAGGACATCGCCACGGCTCTGAAGGCTCAGCACCGCGTGGAGATCGACCGCCACAAGATCGACATGAAGGAGCCCATCAAGACGCTGGGCGAGCACCAGGTCGCGCTGAAGCTCCATCGCGACGTGGACGCCCACATCAATTTGATCGTCACCCAGGACCGCTAGGCCGCGAGGAGCATGGCGACCACCATCCCTCTCTCACCCGGGAGGGTGCCACCGCACGACCTCGAGGCCGAGATGTCGGTGGTCGGCTCCATCCTTCTCGATCCGCTCTCGGTGGCGAAGGTGCTGCAGTTCCTGCACCCCGAAGACTTCTATCGCGAGAACAACGGGCAGATCTACCGGGCCGCGCTCGACCTGTTCGCCGCGGGGGAGCCCATCGACAACGTCACGCTCGCCGCCCAGCTGCAGACGATGGGGCTGCTCGACCGGGTGGGCGGGCGGGCGCAGCTGGCCTCGATGCAGAGCGCGGTGCCGACCGCGGCCAACATCGAGTACTACGGCCGGATCGTCAAGGAGAAGGCGTACAAGCGCCGGCTGATCTCGGCCGGATCGGACATCGCCGGCTACGGCTATGACGACTCGGTCGAGGCCGAGGACGCGATCAACCAGGCGCAGTCGCTGGTCTTCGGTGTCGCCGACGACCGAGACCAGCGCGAGCTGTCACGGCTCTATGACCTGCTGGGTCCGGCGATGGAGCGGATCTCGCTGCAGATGGAGAGCGGGCAGGGGATCGTCGGCATCCCATCCGGCTTCCACGACCTGGACCGGATGACCGGCGGCTTCAAGGAGTCGGACCTGGTCATCGTCGCGGGGCGGCCCGCCATGGGGAAAACGTCGTGGGTTCTCAACGTCGCCCTCCACGCGGCCCTCGAAGTCAAGAAGTCCATCGCC
This genomic interval carries:
- the rplI gene encoding 50S ribosomal protein L9, with amino-acid sequence MDPRSRRARHAGTGRAGRQDLHRRVPGGRPPRARGGVEGKRQRFRPRFPRHRRGRARRHRAGVQASPIACPAPRRISIGIGGLGKVKVMLTKDVDNVGRAGDVKEVADGYGRNFLFRRKLAIPAGKGVEVEAKRLRDAALKRETKDRVEAQGLADEINNKTVVVRLKVGAEDKAFGSITNQDIATALKAQHRVEIDRHKIDMKEPIKTLGEHQVALKLHRDVDAHINLIVTQDR
- a CDS encoding MFS transporter, with product MSAVAVAAPAPARFGNLRHAALSAFWFGNFFLWQPLTTVVIQNQIDGVVKTNQNTAIGLAVSVGGLVAMTVPPLVGAISDRLTTPFGRRRPIMIGATLLTLPGLLVLATAHSYAQIVVGYGIVQLFFNAAGAAFAGIIPDVVPAQDFGRASGFLATMVQLGSGAGLFATSLLAHQLGWVYLAFAVVMLLTLIPTSLAARGEGSHALSTRPSVPWGAAVHEFFRPMLGGDFAWVIFTRFFVSAGITAVAYYLNNFFRDVVGVADPARFTSTWFLVVLLAAIPFGLAGGYMSDRTQRRKVFVFLSGGFQAFVALVFIVFFPSAIPVVFALGVAYGIGYGLYYAVDWALPAIPCPIARAAPRTWACSTSR